A stretch of DNA from Choloepus didactylus isolate mChoDid1 chromosome 25 unlocalized genomic scaffold, mChoDid1.pri SUPER_25_unloc2, whole genome shotgun sequence:
CGTGGTGCACTTGGAGCCTGGGGTGGAGGAGAGGCTCAGGGGGGCAGCTGTGGTGGGCACCACAGTGGGCAGAGTGGCCAGAGTGGCCCGAGTGGGTGGCAGCATCTCTCCTGGAGTCTCTCCTGGGGCTCAGGCTGTAAGCAGACTCATCCCACAGCCTAACAGAGGGTCACACAAGCTGCTTCTTCCCTGGTACTCTGAGGCTGACACATGGCACCAGCTCCATGGCCAGTAGCACCTCCACCACCAACACGATCACCATGAACACCTCATGGCCAGCTTCCACCTCCAGCACCATCTCTACACATGCCCACTGCCAACACCACTATCACAAACTTCTCATGGCCAGCAGTGCCTCAACTGACACCATCTGCACAGACACCTCCATGGTAAGGAACACCTCAACTACCAACACCATAACCACAGGCACTCATGGACAGCAGCACCTCCGCTGTCAGCACCGTCTCCACAAACTCCTCACAGCTAGCAGCCCCTCAACAGTCAACACCATTATCAGGAACACATCATGGCCCAGCAGCACctcaaccatcaccaccaccacataCATCTCATGGCCAGCAGCCCTTCAATTGCCAACACCATCTCCACAGTCATCCCTCACTCAGCAGCACCTCCACCACCAACAGCTTCACCATGAACACCTCATGGCCAGCCTCCACCTCCAACACTGCCTCCACAGACACCTCACTCCAACAACACCTTAACTACCAACACCATCTCCACAGACACCTCACTCCAACAACACCTTAACTACCAACACCATCTCCACAGACACCTCATGGCCAGGAGCATCTCCACTGCCAAGGCCATTATGCTGGTTTGTATCTGTTATATACCCCGTGATagaccatgttctcttaatccattcttgtgggggcagacctattgtggatgggaccttttgattagattgtttccatggaaatgtgaccttacccattcaaggtgagtcttaatactcttgctggagtcctctatgagaagataaaaggcagagatattttgtagagagctcagagacacttagagaaaaaccactcagagacattttggagagagagagagtcattctgaaaccagaagccaggagagaaggaccagtagatatTGGCACCCTCCCCAAAGGAGTAGCACTTCCTCTGAAAGTTGACCCAATTCTCGGGGCACGTGTTGCACTTGGAGCCTGTTCCATGAAACAGAGGAACCCCCCAGATGCTAGCAGCCTTTACTCAGAGAAGGTATTCCcctctggatgccttaatttggacattttcatggccttagaactgtaaatttgtaacctaatacatttccattgaaaaagccaatccatttctggtatattgtattctggcagctttagcatacCTAAACAACCATCTCCACAAATACCTCATAGCCAGCAGCCCTTCAACAGCCAACATCGTTATCAGAAACACCTCATGGCCAGCAGTGCATCAACCGCCAAACGCCATCTCCACAAACACTGCATGACCAGTGGCACctcaacaaccaccaccaccacagacaCTTCATATCAGCAGTACctcaaccaccaccaccatctccacagACACCTCATGACAGCAGTACCTCAACTGCCAACTTTATCACCACAAATACCTTGTGGCCAGAAGTTCTTCAACTGCCACACAATCTCCCTAGACACCTCATGGGTAGCAGCACCTCCACTGTCAACACTGTCTCCACAAACACCTCAACAGCTAGCAGCCTTTCACAGGCAACACTTTTATCAGAAACACCTCACAGCCGGCAGCACATCAACCACCAACACCATCTCCACAAACACTGTATGATCAGCAGCACCTcaaccaccactaccaccacagATACCTCATGGCCAGCAGCCCTTCAATCACAAACACCATCTCTACAGACACATCCACAGTTAGCACCACCTCAACCACCAACCCACCACAAATACCTCAATCACCAACACAGTCACCATAGACATCATGGCAGGCAACACCTCCACCACCAATACCATCTCCACAAACACTATATGGTGAGCTAGCAAGTACCCCAACCACCAACACTATTGCTACAAACACCTCACATTCAGCAACACCTCAGAACCTAACACCATCACCACAAGTGCCTCTGCACCAAGGAACACCTCAACCACCAAGACCATCATCACAGACACATCCATGGCTAGCAACACCTCAATCACCAAAACAATCATCACCAACACCTCACAACCAGCAACACTTTAACTGCCAATACCATCACTACAGACACCTCATGACTGGCAGCCCCTCAACCACAAACACCATTTCCACAAACATCCATGATCAGCAGTACCTCTGTTGCCAATGCCATCACCACAGACACCTCCATAGCAAGCAGCACCTCAACTGGCAACACCATCACCACAAACATTGCATGGCCAGCAACCATTATCACCATGAATGCCACcattggcagaaacatctttatcaccatcatcatcatcacaggCACCCACTCTTTCCAACAACGCATCCTCATCACCAATACTATACCAACCATGTCTTAACCACCAGAGCCAACAGCAACATAAGACAACAATGTGGCCATGACCACCATGACTTTCCCCATGTACCACCTCCACAGACTGCTCCAGTAAGAGCTCTGGCCATCATCGCTGCCAGTGCCTCAACACCAACACCTCCTGCCACTTTCTGGGAAATTAAGATTATTTTCTTCCAGCTGAAAGGCCAGGGACAAGAGCGATGGAGTCTTGGGTCCCCATGCCTTCTACGTGGTGCCATCTTGGTCTCTTTCTCCCCTTCCACCACATGAAAGAAGCTTTCAGGCACTGTCACCATCACCAACACTACCAGGTGGGAGATTAAATCCACCATTACAGCACTGACTTTCTATtgattttaaatagatttttgtaTAGTAACATCTGGGGAGGATTCCATAGCTTCTGTTGGATTTCTGGAGTCCACAGCAGTTTGAGAACCTCTCAGGAGAACAGAGCTGGAGGTGATTCTGGCACATGAGACAGTAAACAGTACATGACCCTTGGAGGAGCAACATGAAAATGGGAAGAGAACAACTCTGGCCCCTTAAGGAAAACTTTGGGTAtggtgctctgtgtgtgtgtcacatGGTCATGAAGAGAGCCCTAGAGCTGGACCCTCTGGCCACGGGACCAAATTTGAGGGGACCTCAGAGTCTGGGTAGGAAGTGGGAGGTGAATTGTTGGAAGTGAGCCTGATTCAGACCCACCAACTCCCCAGAGTGAATACAACGGGGTTTCTCGCTGGGATTCCCGAGTCTGCACCATGTCCCGTCCCAGGGGACAGGACTCCTTCACACCAAGCAGAGATCCTTCCTCTTCTCTTACCTAATTGGGGAAGTtggggcttcccagaggaggaagACCAGAAACCAAGGGGCAGGACTGTGGGACGTGCaagaagccacagaaaagctGTATAACCCAGGTTCCTGCTCCAGGTTAAAGGCACAGTCTTCCCTTTCTTTGTGCAGCCTGCTGGCCCCTGGGTGCACCTGCCTCCACCTTACCACCCCTGGGGAAGATGCCAGCAGTGCCACATCAACCCCTCACTGCAGAGGTCCCCTTCTTCAGCCCCCAGCAGGGTCAGACCATCTTCCAGAGGGCTGTGGCTGAGGGACTACTACTGGTGCCCCTCCAGGAAGCTGCGATGGGCAGAGgacaggagagaaaagagaaaccagCCATGGTCAACGCAGGAATGCTTTTCTCTGGCAGAGGAAAAAGTGTGGGAAACCTCCCAAACCGGTGGAAGGAAGCAGCTGGAATCAGCAAGGGGGCTCCTGTGTGCCCCTTATCTGTCCTGCCACACACATAAActtacacacacataaacacatagtCCACACTGCCACAAGCACTTCAACTGTGCACTCCATGCACACCCAGCTATGCACAAGCCTTGTGTCCTACAATCACACCCACGTCACACAAATTTATCATCAGACTGCCTCACATCACACACATATGTTGTCACACATGTGCATATACCAACACACCCAGAGGTCCACAGACCCATATCCACATACCAACACACAGTgtcgcgcgcgcacacacacacacacacacacacacacacacgcatgcaagCACGCACCGTTCAACTCCTGTAGCTCTATCCGCAGCTTCGCCACATCCTCCTGGAGTTTCTCCAATAAATCCACAACTGTGCGCTTCTCGTTCAAGCCTTGGGTGAATGAGGTACATGGGTCAGTGCCGAGAGATGGATTTGCAGGGCCCATCCCAGGTCAgtccccccatcccctcccaaGCCTCACTCAGGGACTTGAAGTTGGTCAGATCAGCTCGAAGTCCATCCAGGTTCCAGGAGAGTTCAGagtctgggtgggtgggggactgGTCTCAGGGATGGTTCACACAAAAGAGCATTCCAGAGCCTGGCCCCCAGCCTCATGGCCTCCATGGTGCCAGGACACGCTGCCGCCCCCGCACTCTGACCCCATGTCAGTCTGACACTCTCCCCCAAACCCCACCACTGCCAGTCTCTCACCCTGGGATTTCATTGTTTCCTGTTCAACTTGGATTTTCTCCATGTTCTGCGCCATCTTGGCAGCTGTTTGCAGGGGAGGGGACTTAACTGCAAGCAAGTCCTGAGAGCCTCCTACcaactcccaccccagcccctcggCCTCAGACTGGCCTCTGAAAAGGGCTGCCTGATCATTTTGCAGTCCATGGTTGGGGGCAGCAGGTCTAAAGCACCACCCaattccccccacctcccaccccttctCCCCACTCCAGATCCCAACCTGAGGCTGCTCACCCTGGGATTCCTGGCCCAGCTGCTGACTCTTGTGTCTTTCCAAGTTCCTGGAAACTTGAGAGACTGGAGGCAGTGTGAGAGAAGAGGTGTCCTCAGGGACTGGAAAGGCAGGTCCTTGAAGCAACCCCCAACCTCACCCCAGCTCCAAGCACAGGGGCCAGGACCTGCCCTCAGTCCCAATGGCCACAgctttttgtttgtatttataaatgttttttgtCGTGAAAGAAATCACAGAACATTTAGAAACTAGGAGAAATCCTGCTTAACTTGACTCAAGAAACTTAATGCACCACAACGGCCactgctttttgcttttaatttggaGGGGGGATGACTTGTAAAACTACAGGTAAGGGTAGAATGACCATgcgttcccccacccccacccccagcattaAAGATAAAAGCACCTGGCATATATGGAGAGCATACTGGGCACCAGGCAGTGTCCTAAGTGCTTCACAAGTCTTGGCTCATTACCATCTCATAGCACTAAAACTTTCCCCGtttgacagaggaggaaactgaggcctggagagattACATAAGGCCAGCCAGCTACAGAAATTAACATGCTACTAGGCACTTCTCAGGGCTCTCCCCTCCAAGCCTCTTTGGGTTTTCACCCTGGGGGAGGGTAACACAAGCTGACCCTTAGTTCCTAgggggacactgaggcccagaaaggggcAGCCCTTCCCACAGATCCCACAGCAGCCAGTAGCAGGAGCAGTACCAGAGCCCGAGCCTGGTGCTCGGCCCCCGCCCCTGGCCACTTCATACCGTTCCTGGCGGCTGTCTCCTCCAGCTGTTTCAGGTTCTTGGCAGTGTCCCAGTCTGGGGAGGAAGAGgtagagaaggggaaaggagaatTTGACAGGTGCCCCCCCCATGCCAGCTGGGGTGGAGGCCTTGGACCTAACCCACGGGAGGTGCTGAAAGAATGAGAGGCAGGGATGCTGGGCAATGAAGGGGGGGTGGTCTGCTCTAGCAGGTGTCAGGGTCAAGGTGGGAGCCCCGATGGGGAAATGGGGCTTCAAGGGGTGTGTTAGCTCTCCAGAGTCCAAAGGGGAGGGTGATCTGGGAGAGAACAGGAGAGGACCCAGAGGTCTGGGGGGACGTATGGGTCTGGGAGTGTCCTCACGCCACAGGAGAAGCAGGGTTAGCAGCACGGCCCACAGCGCAGCGGTCCCCAGCCCCAACAGCACGAGCTGCGTCCCCTGCCTGCAGCGTTGCTTCCTGGAAAAGTTCGCAACATCTGcaaagggggaggaggaggggagataGCAATGAGGGGCTCAGGCTGAGGCTGGACTCCAGCTCTGTCCCTCTTACCATCACCCAGAGCCTCAGTATCCCGGGGGTTCTCCTGGGGACCCAAGCAGAGGCTCTCAGTGGACCCCCAACCTCCTCTGCATGTGCTATCTCTCAGTGCCCTTGTCTGACTGACCACAGTGTGCCCATCTGTCCCTCTGACTTTTGTCTACGCATCCGTGCATCCCTGACGTTGTCCTTCTGTCAAACTCACTGTCCACTGCTCCCTCTGCCCATACTTGGGTGGGACTTGGGTCCAGGTCACTTCCAGAGACACAGGCCCAAGGCCAGCAGCTGAGACCCTCCTCCTAGAGCCCCCTCCTCAGATGGCTCACCCCCACCCAGCTCTCACTTTTGGCACCTGTGATCATCCTCCCTTTTGTGGGTTCAGTTGACCCCCCCAAATGCTGTACCCCAGCCTCATCTCCAGATGGCtgtccccccccccacctccgaCCTCCACCCTCACCACTACACCCAGACCCTCAGGCTGTATCCTGATGCTTGTCCCTGCCCCAAGCCCCTTCCCCAAACACAGACAGGGGTCTCAGTCCATCCCTCCTATCTGACACCCTTTGATTGTCACCTCCCCCAGGTCTCACACCCAATACCTGGCGCCCCACCAAGGCTCTACCTTGGGGTCCCCTGGGGCCCCtggccccctcccctcaccctggCTCTGGGGACCCATCGTGCTGGATTCCATTTGTTCTGAGTCCCTGGTCCCCTTGGCCTCCGATGCCATCGGGCTCCTAGCGCCTCGGCTGGAGCCGTTTTTGGTCTGGAGAGTGTTGAGTCAGAGCGGGGAGGGGCCTGCAGCTTCCCACTCCTGCCTGGCCCCGGGCCAGGACATCCATTCCAGGCTTACCTCCCCCCATCCTGGGCCTTTCCTAGAAATTTACCCTCCTTTCcagagaggggctgggagccccctcctctCCTGGGCACAAGTCAGGGGCTCTGGGCCCTTATTCCTGCCAGTGTCAGCACCAAGGCATCTTCCCACCTGTGTAGGGATTTTCCTCCATGGTGGTCCTGCTTGGACTCTCCAGGTGAAGGGGTGCTCACCACCTGCCAAGATGGTCCACTCGAGGGGCACAGTTATAGCTCCACCTGGAATCTGGGTTCTAATGAGATTAAGGTGAGACAGCATGTTCTATTTACTGACAGAGATCAGCATCTGGGACCCGGGGAGCTCAGTGAccatttgctgaatttttttagcCCACAACTGGTTGCAGCCACCTGGGCGAGGCAGCAGGTGTGGAGGGTCACAGGCCTGAGAACAGAGGTGAGATGCCCCTGGCCCAtcacatccaaagtatacagcaggtgctcaataattgcACGCCTGGGTGACCTTGGCAAATggcttaacctttctgagcctgcCTAGTGTGGTAGTGATCTTTGCATGACTGTGTAAAGTGCTGTGGATAATACCTGGCATATAGGAAGCCCTGAAATCATTGCCAGCTCTTGTTTCTATGTGCAACCTTAGCCAGGACTCAACCTTTCCAAGCCTTAGCCTCCCCCTTtgtaaaatagtgaaaatgatGGTACCCAACTCATGGAGCCATGGTGGGGTCAAATGAGATATTAATGCACATAAGGCTTTCAGCACAGAGCTGCACACAGTAGGTTTTCAGATCTGACATTATTACCAGGCATCTCCTCTGTGCCAGGTCCTGCTGGGAAATGCAGAGACTCCATCACCCAGCTCTCAGCCAACACATCCCAGGCAACCTTGAAGTCCTTTTAGGAATGAGTGCATGCAGCACCTGTGTGCCAAAGTGCATGAGCATCAGGGTCAGATGTGCCTCAGAGTGaggctgtgtgactgtgggcaaaCTGTTCCCTGTCCTGAGCCTTGGTGCCGTGGGGCTGGGGACGGCCAGGCTCTGATGAACAGCAGCTCAAGCTGGGACTTTTGCTTGCTTGGGAGGAAGTCAGAGGTGTCACAGTCCTGCAACCATGACAGGGAAAGGGCAGCCAGCTGGACATGCCGGAGCCTGAGCCGGCTAGACCTGGGTCTGAATCCTGACTTCTTCCTGGACTAGTGACACTGGGGACGAGTGACAGCATCGACCCTGCTGGATGAAGTCTGGCAGGCAGAAGGTGATCCCTAAACCCTTGCTGGGATAGGGTGCCAGAGGAGCAAGGAGGCTCAACCCCGAGGCCTCTCTCGATGGGACTGAGGAACCCAGAGGGTAAGTAATTTTTCTATGTCCCACATTGGAGGAactgggactcaaacccaggcgGTTTGACCATGAAGCCTGCCTGCACAACCACCTCCCGAcatgcctccccccaccctggtTGGTGGGTGTATTAGCCAGGGTTCTATAGGGAAACAACCAACAGGCGATATCCTTAAAtaataagagattttaaaaaaagtgtctcactcaactgtggggatgcacaagtccaaattccatagggcaggctgcaagctggcactctgatgaagATCTTTGATGAATTCCCGAGGAGAGGCTGGTGGCTGAAGTAGacatgaaagttctctcttttgaCTGATGAACtcatcacctcccccttaaaagtcttccaatgattagattaaatgtctctcactgCGGAAGACTCTCCCCTTAGCCGACTGCAGATGTAATCTACATAGATGCAGtcaatgtactgatgatttaagtccatgaaatgtcctcgcagcaacagATAggacagtgtttgcttgaccagacaagtggcaccatcacctggccaagatgacacatgaacctaaccatcacagtgggtgACCTAGGCAAAATGCCAGCATGCAGGTTGCCAGTGGCCATGCCGACTTTCTAAACCTGGGAAGTCTCATCCCTGTTTGTGGCCTCCACTATCGACCCCCAGCGCCAAACTTATCTTCTCTGCTGGGTCACATGAGCTGGCCGGCTTTCACTCCCCCTAACCAGGACTCCTTCTGTCCACACTGAGACCCTTGCTGCCTCCCTTCTCTGACTGTAGTCCTCCTCCTGTGCATTTCTCCAGGCTCAGCTGAGTCCTGTGTCTTCCAAGAAGCCTTTGAtgtccactccccaccccaacatACAATCACTCTTGTACAAACATTCACACGCAGACATACGGCCAAACATGCACACAACCACACACAGTTATACACTTGTGCATGCATACCAACACAGAGACACAGTCACATGCACATGCAGTCATGCACAACCACACATGCCTGTGTACCACCCACCCAGGTCGCACGTGtgcatacatgtgcacacacatgcatgcctgCATGCTTATGTGCACACACCTGCAGTCCCACTGCACACATTCACACCCCTGCACACACTCACAGATACCCTCACACAAGACAtatatgcatgtgcacacacagtaACACACAGACATATCAGGCATGTTCACACAGCCATCACACAGGCGGACACACAATCATACATGCTCACAGTCACACATACAGGTGTGCATGCTCACATATTCACATTCAGATAGAATgatatatatgtgcatacattcacacactcacacccacacatGGTGCAACACTCACTTGCACACTCTCACACACCCATTTGCGGATATACATGTGTACACATTACCATGTATACTCAACAAGAAAaccacacatgtgcacatgcattcacacaaacacactcagATATAGCCACAAACAAGCACACACATGTGCAAACACATTCACACTCATCTAAGACAAATCACACATGTGCCCAACTCACTGTCAGACAcagccacacacactcacaagtGTGCACACATACTCAGATAgttacacacatgtgcacatatcCACAAGTcactgtgtgcacacacacatacattcacacagAGGCATAGTCATACACACACAGGTGCCTGTACACTTACATGCAtattcacacagtcacacacatggGCAACACATTCACAAACACCTACACTCACATGAGTTTTGAGTTTGTCTCTGTCCTGATTAGCCGTGGCTGATTGGAGAGGTGCAGATCGTGGTTGGGGAGAGTCTAAATAGGAGAGACACTTTCTTCTGAAAGTCGACTCTTTGACAGCTTTTATTTTCACAGATCTAATTAGGGACTTGCCACCCAGATAATTGCACTCCACGCATCATCACCTTTGACCCCCCCCCAACAACCCTGTAAAGTCCACACTATTCTTATCTTATTTCTCAGGTGAGCAAACAGAGGGTGAGGGATGCCAAGCCACAGTCTGAAAGCACTGAAGATGGTAAATGCTAGAGTTCAGATTGCAAGCAAGGTGACTGGGCATTAAATCATGTTACTGGGGCAAGGAAAGGGGGAGGTtggacagagagagagcaagagagagagagaaagggtgaGAGAGAGATACTACATAAGATAACTTTAGGTAAAACACTGACAATTTCAAAGTAACAATTTAACAGCAAAATGTGCTGGAAATGGTTCTTAGTGTCTCATATGCGCTcacacatttaattttcacaaccccCTTATGCAGTAGATGCTTTTGTTATCAATATGgatctgaagcacagagaggttaaggaacttgcccaaggccacagagctcACACATAGCAGAGCCCACCCAAATATTCCTCCTTAAAATGTGTCCCCAGATCCTTAGCCTCCTCCCCACTCTCACAAGTCCCCACTCCTGTATGGGCAGCATCTCCACCCCAGGCTTGCTGCTCCACTTCTCCCTCTGGCAGACGCCATCCCTGAACTCCCCCATTCCATCCCCCAGTCAGGACTGGGCTGGGCCGTCTACTGGGGCTGGATGCCTGCCCCCACCGTGGCTGGGAGGGGCTTGGCTGGAGTGGCCCTGGAATGTGAACTGCCTCACTTGTCACACGCATTCCTAAACTGGGGGTGAGACGGCCTCAGCGGATGTCTGCTGAACAAATGATTCTGGAGGTGTGAGACTGCTCATTTTTGGCCTCCAAACAGCCCTCTCAACTTGACCTTAGCTAACTGTGGAGTCTTGAGCCCATCACAGGGTTGCCCAATGGCAGAGGATGAACATTataagaaaaggagagagttGTCTGGTGAGCATCAGAGAGAAGCCCCTGGGGGCTTCTGGGTGGACAAGCAACAGTGGGAGGCCTGGTGGGGGTGTCATGGGGACAAGGCAGGTAGGGGGAGCCCTAAGAGGGGGCACCTGGTCCAGAGGACAAAGGTGGTGCCCTAGGGCAGTGCctgtggagatggagagaagcagGTTGGCATGACATGGGTAGAAGAGAGGGGGTTGGTGATGGATGAGACATGGGGGTAGGGGGTCTGGAGTTGCCTTGGACAATGCCTGGGTCTCAGCCTGGGCACCTGGGGGGACAGTGGGGCTGAGCCAGTGATGGAGACTccggaaggaggaggaagaagcttGGGAATAAGTCCTGTTGGGCCATGTTGAAGGCAGGAGAATGCAAGAGTGGGGTAGAGATTGGGGCCGAGATGGGGTGTGTGTTTCAGAGCATTTGGGAGATCTATGGACCCAGGTTCCTGCCCCGTGCCCATCCCATGCCCACTGGCCATACCGTGTCCTGCAGGCTCATCAGCCTGGTCCCTGCTGGGATAAGTGGGATGCTTTGGGGACAAACCCTCAACCCAGGACTCTGGGGACAAAGGGAACCCAGTCACGCGATCGCCCCAACCCCCTTCCCCTCTGCAGTGTCAACTGCGTTTCTCTCTGCTAGGTTTGGGGGGAAAACAGGAAACCATGCGGATGTGGGCCACACATCTGAAGGCGCCAGTTCTTCTTTCAGATTTGGGTTCCTCTACCCTGGGACTGGGCCGCGCCCACAGCCCATCCTGGATCCAGATGTAGCCGGAACAAGTCGGTGGTCCAGCATGGTCTGGGACCCTCCACCATCCCCAGGCGGGATCCCACGCCAGCCCTAACCCTGACTGCACCTTCAGCTCAACCCCAACACTTCTCCAATCCCCAACCCTCACCTCCGTGCTCTGTGCGGGAGGAACCACACCCACTGTGACATCGCAAAATCTCAGCACCTGGGACAGGGCCTGGTGTTGGCAAAGAGCTCAGTACCTACGTGGTAAGGGAGTCATCGGATCTGACCCCAATCCCATCCCCAACACAACCCCGGGCTCACCCCACCTGGTGCCAACCTCTCTTGGTGTTAGGAGTGAGAGAAGCGAAGAGTGGCGGCGGGGAGGGGGCAGTAGGTGTGTCAAACCCAGGAGGGCTTCCAAGAGGCAATGccttcaaaatgggtttctccccttTGGCCCTGTTTGggagccagataattctttgttgggggggggggctgtcctgtgcattgtcaGATGTTTAGCGGCATCCCTCAGTTCCAGCAAGAAtcgccacccccccaccccccatcgaCTCCACCCAGTTGTGATAACCAAAAACATCTctggacattgccaaatgtcccctgggggaagAATCACTCTTCATCTTGAAAGCATGACTTACAGACAAGGAGAAAGTATTGGCTTCAGGCCCCTGAATCTCTCATCTTCATCCGTCTCTTCCTCTCTGTCTGCTGTTGACGTCACCTCTTTCCtatttcattcactcaacaaaccattattgtgcacctactgtgtgccaggctcagGGAACAAGACAAAGTCCCAGCTCTCACAGGGGAGAAAAGTAAAGACTTAAAGCCATAAATACAGAGGACAGTTTTAGGTGGTGGAAACCAGGATTGGGGATGGTTTGGGGAGGGGTTGCTTTGGTCTGGATGGTCTAGAAGCCTGGGGGGTGTGAGGTGACCCTGATCATACCCCTCAAAGAGGAGCAGAGGCCGCTGCTGGGTTTTCACTCTCCTGTCTGACTCAGATATTTCTTGCTGCCTGGTGTTGTCCTCTGGGGCTTTGCAACCTTGCAGCTTGGCGGTGTGCCTTTCCCCACCCCAGCCGGGAAATCCCCACCATCTCTGCACACCCGGAGACACTCCCAGTAGCCCAGGTCCTGGGAGGGGGCCCATGGCCCCTCAGCCTCCCATTGCCCTGGCCGTGTGACTTGAGCAGTCTGTCCctcttggggcctcagtttcccccacagAGCAGGGCACTGAACTTAGGCCTCTGGCTGCCCTGGGGTTCCCATCAGCTGGTCCTGGGCAGGCCAGAAGTCTCACTACCCCTTCCAGGGACCAGGCGCTTCTGGGAAGTGGGAATTCTGAAGAACTGGGTTCAGGCCCAAGAGAGGGCTGATGTGAGTCAGCAGGGTGGGTGTGGGGGCCCCCAACACACAGGCGCCTGTGAAGTGACGCAATACCATAACCCACAGAGTCACAGAAACACACAGAAAGACAGTCAGGAACAACACAACAAAACCACAtgtagaggcggggcaagatggcagactggtgagct
This window harbors:
- the FCER2 gene encoding low affinity immunoglobulin epsilon Fc receptor, with the translated sequence MEENPYTDVANFSRKQRCRQGTQLVLLGLGTAALWAVLLTLLLLWHWDTAKNLKQLEETAARNVSQVSRNLERHKSQQLGQESQAAKMAQNMEKIQVEQETMKSQDSELSWNLDGLRADLTNFKSLSLNEKRTVVDLLEKLQEDVAKLRIELQELNGSKCTTCPENWVNFQKKCYYFGEGAKTWIEARYTCEDLQGRLVSIHSLEEQAFLTKHADMKGSWIGLRDLNVEGEFIWMDGSPVDYSNWQLGEPNNQAQGEDCVMMLGSGKWNDAFCRSKQDGWVCDQLVTC